TGAGAATGGCGGAGGCAGCTATACGATTGTGGGGATTCCTTCGGGAACGAGTATCAGCATTTTTGCAACAGATGAAGCAAATTGTACAATCAATGCGAATTTTGCGGCAGTGAATTGTGATTGTCCAACGGTGAATCCTCCAACGGGAATCGTCAACAATGAATATTGTGAAGACGAAACGCCTACACCGATTTCGGTTTTGGCAGCTTCATCGGGTTTTGAAATTCGCTGGTACGATGCCGAAATAGGCGGCAATTTGTTGGCAACAGGCGAAACTTTTACTCCTTCAATGGCAGGCACTTACTATGCCGAAATGGTCGATATGACGGCTGAATGTGTGAGCGAAAGAGTGGCAGTGACTTTGACGGCTATCAACTGCGATTGTCCAACGGTGAATCCTCCGATTGGAGCAACCAATAATCAATATTGTGAAGACGAAATACCAACTGCAATTTCGGTTTTGGCTGCTCCAACGGGTTTTGAAATTCGATGGTATGATGAAGCAACAGGCGGCAATTTGTTGGCAACGGTTGAGAGTTTTATCCCTTCAATGGCAGGCACTTATTATGCCGAAATGGTGGATTTGACGACTGATTGCGTGAGTGAAAGGGTGGCGGTGACATTGACGGCAATTAATTGTACGACTTGCACGCCTCCTGATGCACCGATTCCTGTGAGTCCTCAAACGGCGGTGACTTGTTCGGGTGAACCTGTGGAGTTTGAATTGACGGCTTTGGCGAATACATTGATTCAGTGGTACGATGCACCAACGAATGGGAATTTGTTGGCGGTTGGACCGAGTTATTTGACGGACGTTCCTGGTAGTTATTTTGCAGTGGCGGTGAATGAATCGGATACCACTTGTATCAGTTCACCGACTGCCTTTAATTTGAGTTTGCAGGTTCCTGCCGAAAGTAGCTTTACGGCAACGGCTTCGGATGGCTGTGTGGGGGATGCAATTGAGTTCAGTTTGGCGAGTGGGATTGCCGAAAACATCGCTTATATTTGGACGTTCATTGATACGGAAAGTGGCGATACGATTGCAGAACATATTGGTGCTGAACCTTTCACGATGACTTTTGATTCTACGGGTATGTATGAGGTGCAATTGTTGGCGGTTTCGACCGACCCAAGTGTGTGTGATGGTAGTACAAATTTGGAGGTGACAATTTCGGATATGGCGGTGGAAACGATTGAAGATGTATTGATTACCTTGGGTGAAATATTAGAGATTCCTGTGGATATTTCGGCTACGATTGGCGAAAATTTGCAATTCAATTGGTCTGCTTCAACTGGTGAATTGCCTTGCGAAGATTGCGAATTTTTGACGGTTTCGCCTCTTCAAAATACCAGATATACGATAGTTGTGACGGATGAATATGGCTGCGCCGCTACTGCTGATGTGACGGTTCGGGTGGAAAGCAACGAAATGGCTTTGGTGCCAAATGCTTTTTCTCCAAATGGGGATGGTGTGAATGACCGCTTTTATGTGTTGGGCCGAAATATCGAAACGATTGATTTGCAGATTTACAACCGCTTTGGAGAGCGCATTTTCCAGACTTCAACTGTTGGCGATGGTTGGGATGGTACGTATAAGAACCAGGATTTGGATATTGGGTCTTATGCTTATTTTGTGGTGGTGACGTATCGGAGTGGGGATAGGGAGTTGTTGAAGGGGAATGTGACTTTGATTCGATAGTGGATATTTGGAAATGGACGGCTTCGTGAAGGAGGCTGTCCATTTTTTTTACTTCGTTTCAAACGTTGCCGACATCCGAAGGATTCGGCGAGTTTTTCACCACCGAGAGAAACTTTACCATTAGTCGAAAAAAGTCCCAATTCGTTGGGTCGAGTATTTGTTGATTGGAGAATAGCCCGATTTTTGCTTAAATTTGTAGATTGCTTCCCCTCACTCCAAAACACCCTATTGAAGCAAACACCAAATGAGCAAAGTAAATCACCTGCCAAAAGCAGCACAGTTATTGAAGGAGGGAACCCTCTTGTACCAAAAACAGGCATACAAAGAAGCTTTGGTTTTATTAGAAGAAGCTGAATCCCATTTTCTGCAAACGAATGAAAAAGAAGCGTATGGCGATTGTCTGTGGAAAATCGGGAAATGTTGTGAAGTATTACAAGACTTTGACCGAGCCATTGCTTCCCTTCAAAAAGTCAAAGAAATACTCCATTCCATTCACCCCAATCCGCCGCACACCGACACAGCAGAACTCTATTTTGATTTGGCACTTTCTTACTGGTACAAATGGGATTACCAACAATCCTTGGCGTATGCCGAAGCATCTTTGGAGATGAAACTGGACTTAGCTGCACAAGGGCAAACCGTTGAATTGTACCGAAACTACAACAATGTTGGAAGTTCTCATTATCGCTTGGGAAATAGTCGAAAAGCACTCCATTACTTCAATGCTGGACTTCAGGATTTGTTGAAGAGAGGAGAAAGCGAATCTGTTAATACAGCAGGTTGTTATCTCAACATTGGATCAGTATGTATGAACAATGGAGCTTACAGTGAAGCCATCAACTACTGCCAAAAAGGACTCAATATTTACGCTCATTCTTATGGTGAAGATTCGCTTCAAACAGCAATGATTTACAATAATTTAGGTGGATGTTTTGCGGAAAAAGGAGATGCCCACACGGCCATTGATTACTACAACAAATCACTTGCTATTAGGCTGAAAATTTTGGGTGAAAAACACCCCGCAGTCTTTCAGCTATACGGCAATCTGGGGCAAAGTTTCAAAGAAATCGGAGAAACAGCCAAATCCATTGCACACCACCAAAAAGCCCTAAATCTTGCCCTTGAAGTTTGGGGCGAACAACATCCGAATATTTTTTGGTTCTATATGAATTTGGGTACTGTCTATGCCTACAAAAAAGACTTTTCAAAAGCCTTACTACACCTCCAAAAAGCCCTTCACTTTTCTCTTCAAACCAATGGGAAACTGCATTATTACACCGCAGAATGTCACCTCAAAATAGGGAAATGCCATTACGAACGAGGTAATAACCAACAAGCGATTGACTGCTACAAACAAGCCTATCAAAGCAATATTCCCCAACTTCAACAAACAGGCTTTATAGAGCATATTCCCATCCAAAATGCCCTTTCTAATTCATGGCTACAGGAAATTATTTTTTTTGAAGCCAAAGCTTATTTTGATTTATACAAACAGCAAGATTCCAACATTCACGCATTGCACTATGCGCTAAATGGTTGTAAAATTGCGATACTGCTTTACCATCAAATCCGAAAAAACTACTTCAATGAGGGCAGCAAATTACGCTTGGCACAAAACACCTTCCCCGTCTGTGACTTAGGCATAGAAATAGCCCTCACCGCAGCAAAAATAGCACAGGAAAAACCGCAAATTTTTGAGCAAACGAGCAAGGAACTCGTTCAGATCAATACCTCCTTGTATCCGCCTGAAACGCTGAAATATACTGAAAATGAGAAAGATTGTACACAAACTGCTTTCGAGTTTTGTGAACAGGCAAAAGGGTTATTGTTGTTGGCAAACCTAAAAGACGAGGCTGCAAAAACAATGGCGCACATACCATCCCAACTCCTGGAAAAGGAGCAGAATTTACGCATAGAACGTACAGAACTGACCAAAAAAATCAACCAAGAACAGGTCAAACCAGAAGCCGAAAAAGACGAAACTCAAATCAGAAAATGGCAAAATACTTATTTTGATTATGAGCAAGAATACCAACAACTTATCCAGCAATTTGAAAGAGACTACCCCAACTATTTCCAACTCAAACACCAAGTGGAAACAGTCACCATTGAAGCCCTCCAAAAAAATATGCCTCCACAAACGGCAATGATTGAATATTTTGTTGGAGAAAAACAACTCTATATCTTTGCCCTAACCCCCAATGATTTTCAGTGCCTCGAAATCACCAAACCCACCGATTTTGAAGACCTCATCGAAGCCTTCAAATCGTCCATTGAAGAAAGCGATAAAACCGATTATTGTGAATTGGCTTTTGAATTGTACCAACTTCTTATTGCTCCAATTGAAGCAATACTAACACAATATCAGGTATTGACTCTCAAACTTATCCCTGCCGATATACTAAATACGATTCCTTTTGAAGCCCTTTTGACCGAATTCATTCCTGTAAATGCGAAATACGCCGACTTACCCTATTTGCTCCTTCAATACGACATCAGCTACCATTATTCTGCTACACTTTGGCACCAAAATCTTCAAAGTAGGTATGATAAAGAGATGAAAATCAATTCCAAACTAGGGATTAGTAGTTTTGTAGGTTTTGCACCTGTTTATAAAAACGAAAGCAGAGATATTGCCCCTATAACAATGGATTTCAATGAGCAAAATACCCGTTCTGTACAGATTGGACAGGATACCTATAGCGAATTGATTTATTCGGAAGAGGAAGTAAAGGAAATACAATCCTACTTCAAAGCCAAAAACATACCCTCCGAAACCTACTTACACAGCCAAGCCAATACCCACAATTTTCTGCAAAATATTAGTAAATATAAATATGTATTAATTTCGGCTCATGGATTCTACAATGAAGAACAGTCAGATTTGACAGGGATTATTTTGTCGCCATCTGTAAACCAGATACCGACGATACATCGGGAGTCTTCGTCAATAGCGAAAAACCCGTTGTCTTCTGAAATACATGGTGACGTTTGCAGTGATGAAAACATCTTCTACCTCTCCGATGCCTACAACCTCGAACTCAATGCCGACTTAGTTGTTCTCAGTTGCTGCGAAACAGGCGTAGGAAAATTGGCGAAAGGAGAGGGGGTAATGTCTTTGAACCGTGGCTTCTTCTACGCTGGCGCAAAAAATGTGATTTTCACCCTCTTCAAAGTTTACGATAGAGCTTCTTGTCAACTCACCAAACACCTATTCCAGCACATATTGGAGGAAAAACACTATGCTTCGGCATTGAAGGAAGCCAAAAGGCAGATGATATTGGAGGGAAAAGCTCCGATATATTGGGCGGGGTATTTATTGATTGGGGAGTGATGGAATAGAGATTGAATCTGATTTTTCGCACTACATGACAAAACTTATGGGTTCTTTGACAAAATCTGTTATTGGAGACTTCGGAAGTCTCTAGTACAACTAAAAGTAAATAAGTTCATCGAAGATTTTAGTGTAATGAGACTTTTGTAGTTTACCCTTAAAGATATGGAATGTTTGAAAATCAGTATGCTCTCAAAAGAAAACTACAAAAGTCTTTAACTGCTCCACTAAAAGTATCCATGAGCCGTAAATAAACGGTAACTCATA
This window of the Chitinophagales bacterium genome carries:
- a CDS encoding tetratricopeptide repeat protein yields the protein MSKVNHLPKAAQLLKEGTLLYQKQAYKEALVLLEEAESHFLQTNEKEAYGDCLWKIGKCCEVLQDFDRAIASLQKVKEILHSIHPNPPHTDTAELYFDLALSYWYKWDYQQSLAYAEASLEMKLDLAAQGQTVELYRNYNNVGSSHYRLGNSRKALHYFNAGLQDLLKRGESESVNTAGCYLNIGSVCMNNGAYSEAINYCQKGLNIYAHSYGEDSLQTAMIYNNLGGCFAEKGDAHTAIDYYNKSLAIRLKILGEKHPAVFQLYGNLGQSFKEIGETAKSIAHHQKALNLALEVWGEQHPNIFWFYMNLGTVYAYKKDFSKALLHLQKALHFSLQTNGKLHYYTAECHLKIGKCHYERGNNQQAIDCYKQAYQSNIPQLQQTGFIEHIPIQNALSNSWLQEIIFFEAKAYFDLYKQQDSNIHALHYALNGCKIAILLYHQIRKNYFNEGSKLRLAQNTFPVCDLGIEIALTAAKIAQEKPQIFEQTSKELVQINTSLYPPETLKYTENEKDCTQTAFEFCEQAKGLLLLANLKDEAAKTMAHIPSQLLEKEQNLRIERTELTKKINQEQVKPEAEKDETQIRKWQNTYFDYEQEYQQLIQQFERDYPNYFQLKHQVETVTIEALQKNMPPQTAMIEYFVGEKQLYIFALTPNDFQCLEITKPTDFEDLIEAFKSSIEESDKTDYCELAFELYQLLIAPIEAILTQYQVLTLKLIPADILNTIPFEALLTEFIPVNAKYADLPYLLLQYDISYHYSATLWHQNLQSRYDKEMKINSKLGISSFVGFAPVYKNESRDIAPITMDFNEQNTRSVQIGQDTYSELIYSEEEVKEIQSYFKAKNIPSETYLHSQANTHNFLQNISKYKYVLISAHGFYNEEQSDLTGIILSPSVNQIPTIHRESSSIAKNPLSSEIHGDVCSDENIFYLSDAYNLELNADLVVLSCCETGVGKLAKGEGVMSLNRGFFYAGAKNVIFTLFKVYDRASCQLTKHLFQHILEEKHYASALKEAKRQMILEGKAPIYWAGYLLIGE